CGGCGTGAACTTCGATGGTATCCAGCGCACCCTGGCGCGACAGCACAATTTGATAGTGCGGCGCGAGCTGCTCGACAAGCAGGAGCTCCGCTTCAATTTCCTGCGGGAAAATGTTCACACCGCGAACAATCAGCATGTCGTCCACGCGGCTCTTCACGCGGGACATGCGGCGGTGCGTACGGCCGCAGCTGCACGGCGTATCAATCAAATAAGCCAGGTCTCCCGTCCGATATCGCACGACTGGAAACGCTTCCTTGCTCAGCGACGTAAACACCAGCTCCCCAAGTTCACCCGGCGGCAGCGGACGACCGGTTTCAGGGTCGAGTACCTCAACGAAGAAGTGGTCTTCCCAGATGTGCAGCCCGTTCTTTTCCTCGCGGCATTCAATGGCGACACCAGGGCCCATGACCTCACTCAAACCGTAAATGTCCACCGCGTCAATGCCGAGCAGCTGCTCAAGGCGCTGGCGCATCTCCTCTGTCCACGGTTCAGCGCCGAAAATGCCGTAGCGCAGCTTCAGTTGTTCGGCTGGAATCCCCTCCGCTTGCAACGTCTCCCCAATGTTCACCGCATAGGATGGGGTACAGGCTAGACCATCCGCGCCAAAGTCGGTCAACAGCGTGACCTGCCGCTTTGTAAATCCACCGGAGGCCGGCACAACCGTGCAGCCGAACCGCTCGGCGCCCCCATGCAACCCGAGTCCGCCGGTGAACAATCCGTACCCGTACGCGACATGAAGTATGTCTCCCGGTTCTCCTCCGGCACTGGCAATCGAGCGCGCCACGCACTCTGCCCACACCTCAAGGTCAGAGCGGGTGTATCCGACCACCGTGGCCTTGCCCTTGGTGCCCGACGAAGCGTGGATTCGCGCAACCTGATGCATCGGGACCGCAAACATGCCAAACGGATAGGTGTTTCTCAAATCAGACTTGACCGTAAACGGAAACTTCGCGATGTCGTCCAGCGTGCGAAGGTCGTCCGGGTGTATCCCTGCCGCCTCAAAGCGTTCACGGTACAAGGGCACATGTTCGTAAGCGTGGCGAAGCGTGCGCTGCAAACGGTCCAATTGAAGCGACCGCAGGGCATCTTGCGACATCGTTTCTATCTCAGGATTCCAAAGCAAAAGACATCCCCCTCACCGAGTCCGAC
Above is a genomic segment from Alicyclobacillus cycloheptanicus containing:
- a CDS encoding phenylacetate--CoA ligase family protein; translation: MLWNPEIETMSQDALRSLQLDRLQRTLRHAYEHVPLYRERFEAAGIHPDDLRTLDDIAKFPFTVKSDLRNTYPFGMFAVPMHQVARIHASSGTKGKATVVGYTRSDLEVWAECVARSIASAGGEPGDILHVAYGYGLFTGGLGLHGGAERFGCTVVPASGGFTKRQVTLLTDFGADGLACTPSYAVNIGETLQAEGIPAEQLKLRYGIFGAEPWTEEMRQRLEQLLGIDAVDIYGLSEVMGPGVAIECREEKNGLHIWEDHFFVEVLDPETGRPLPPGELGELVFTSLSKEAFPVVRYRTGDLAYLIDTPCSCGRTHRRMSRVKSRVDDMLIVRGVNIFPQEIEAELLLVEQLAPHYQIVLSRQGALDTIEVHAEWRSTADRDAVDLERFVAAVERALHTRLQISPKLVVHPPQSLTRSEGKAIRVIDQRNL